A part of Arachis hypogaea cultivar Tifrunner chromosome 12, arahy.Tifrunner.gnm2.J5K5, whole genome shotgun sequence genomic DNA contains:
- the LOC112728517 gene encoding thiamine pyrophosphokinase 1 encodes MEDSFMSHRSTFLLPPQNKDNTSSVTNYALVILNQRLPTYAPLLWDHAKLRVCADGGANRLFDEMTQLLHSEQPSLLQSRYKPDVIKGDMDSIRTEVLEYYKKLGTKIIDESHDQDTTDLHKCISYILDQTPDIDKSKLCILVTGALGGRFDHEMGNINVLCRFSNTRIVLLSEDCLIHLLPRSHCHKIFVQSSIEGPHCGLIPIGMPSAKSTTTGLRWDLNNTEMRFGGLVSTSNIVKGDIVTVQSDSDLLWTISIKRKP; translated from the exons atggaGGATTCTTTCATGTCTCACCGTTCAACGTTCCTTCTTCCACCGCAGAATAAAGACAACACCTCTTCTGTAACTAACTATGCTCTCGTCATTCTCAATCAGCGCCTTCCTACCTACGCACCTCTTCTTTGGGACCAcg CGAAGCTGAGAGTGTGTGCTGACGGTGGTGCCAATCGCCTGTTCGATGAAATGACTCAGCTTTTGCATTCTGAACAGCCATCTCTTCTTCAATCCag GTACAAGCCTGATGTAATCAAAGGTGACATGGATTCAATCCGGACAGAAGTACTCGAATATTATAAAAAGCTG GGAACTAAGATAATAGATGAATCTCACGATCAGGATACCACAGATTTACACAAATGTATATCGTACATACTTGACCAAACACCAGATATTGATAAATCAAAA CTTTGCATTCTTGTTACCGGAGCACTTGGCGGGCGATTTGATCATGAAATGGGGAACATCAATGTTCTATGCCGTTTCTCTAACACTCGAATTGTCCTTCTGTCTGAGGATTGCCTCATTCACCTTCTTCCGCGGAGTCACTGTCATAAGATCTTTGTTCAATCTTCCATTGAGGGTCCACATTGCGGACTGATTCCCATTGGAATGCCATCTGCGAAGTCTACAACCACCGGCCTCCGGTGGGACCTTA ATAACACAGAGATGAGATTTGGTGGCTTAGTAAGCACATCAAATATAGTAAAAGGAGATATAGTAACAGTTCAGTCTGATTCAGATCTTCTTTGGACCATTTCCATCAAGAGGAAACCCTAG